One Nocardia iowensis DNA window includes the following coding sequences:
- a CDS encoding galactofuranosyltransferase GlfT1: MSEPTGQDTPIETGADARVDSAPEQPGAAVSASVGESAADSKPEVAQAASAPAHSDDATPPAAEAATQSSGGTGPDARIVAVVVTHKRRELLAESLKVIASQSRPVDHLIVVDNANESEVADLVRDQPIEATYLGSAHNLGGAGGFALGMLHALSMGADWVWLADDDGRPEGPEVLATLLDCARRHGLVEVSPVVCDIDEPDQLAFPLRRGVVWRRLRSELGDEDFLPGIASLFNGALISAKAVDVIGVPDLRLFVRGDEVEVHRRLVRSGLPFGTCLQTAYLHPNGAAEFKPILGGRMHTQYPDDPVKRYFTYRNRGYLMSQPGMRKLLPQEWIRFSWFFLVTRRDPAGLREWFHLRSLGRHEQFGKPDQRP; this comes from the coding sequence ATGAGTGAGCCGACCGGGCAGGACACCCCGATCGAGACCGGGGCGGATGCCCGGGTCGACTCCGCGCCCGAGCAGCCCGGCGCTGCGGTGTCCGCGAGCGTCGGCGAATCCGCGGCAGACTCGAAACCCGAAGTGGCCCAAGCGGCTAGCGCCCCCGCACACTCCGACGACGCGACACCACCGGCGGCCGAAGCCGCGACACAGAGCTCCGGCGGCACCGGTCCGGATGCGCGGATCGTCGCGGTCGTGGTCACCCACAAGCGCCGCGAACTGCTCGCCGAGTCGCTGAAAGTCATTGCGTCCCAGTCTCGTCCGGTCGATCACCTGATCGTTGTCGACAATGCCAACGAGTCCGAGGTCGCCGACCTGGTCCGGGACCAGCCGATCGAAGCCACCTATCTCGGTTCGGCGCACAACCTCGGCGGCGCGGGCGGTTTCGCGCTCGGCATGCTGCACGCGCTGAGCATGGGCGCGGACTGGGTGTGGCTGGCCGATGACGACGGCAGGCCCGAAGGACCGGAAGTCCTTGCCACCCTGCTGGATTGCGCACGGCGACACGGACTCGTCGAGGTGTCGCCGGTGGTCTGCGACATCGATGAACCGGACCAGCTCGCCTTCCCGCTGCGTCGCGGTGTGGTCTGGCGGCGGTTGCGTTCCGAACTCGGCGACGAGGATTTCCTACCCGGCATCGCCTCACTGTTCAACGGCGCCCTCATCTCCGCCAAGGCGGTCGACGTGATCGGCGTGCCCGACCTGCGGCTGTTCGTGCGCGGCGACGAGGTCGAGGTGCATCGCAGGCTGGTGCGTTCCGGCCTGCCGTTCGGTACCTGTCTGCAGACCGCGTACCTGCACCCCAACGGCGCCGCCGAATTCAAGCCGATCCTCGGCGGCCGGATGCACACCCAATACCCCGACGACCCGGTGAAGCGCTACTTCACCTACCGCAACCGTGGCTACCTGATGTCGCAGCCCGGCATGCGCAAACTCCTCCCCCAGGAATGGATCCGCTTCTCCTGGTTCTTCCTCGTCACCCGCCGCGACCCCGCGGGCCTGCGCGAATGGTTCCATCTGCGCTCCCTCGGGCGGCACGAGCAATTCGGCAAACCCGACCAGCGGCCCTAG
- a CDS encoding galactan export ABC transporter ATP-binding subunit Wzt/RfbE: MTDHVSIETHNAWVEFPIFDAKSRSLKKAFLGKAGGAIGRNQSDVVVVEALRDITLSLKEGDKVGLVGHNGAGKSTLLRLLSGIYEPSRGSARIRGRVAPVFDLGVGMDPEISGYENIIIRGLFLGQTRKQMLAKIDEIADFTELGEYLSMPLRTYSTGMRVRLAMGVVTSIDPEILLLDEGIGAVDAEFMKKARLRLQKLVARSGILVFASHSNEFLAQLCDSALWIDHGQIRLRGGIEEVVRAYEGPDAGNHVATVLREMEAERTMGTERELERNQA; the protein is encoded by the coding sequence ATGACCGACCATGTGAGTATCGAAACCCACAACGCCTGGGTCGAATTCCCGATCTTCGACGCCAAATCGCGGTCGCTGAAAAAGGCATTCCTCGGCAAGGCGGGCGGCGCGATCGGGCGCAACCAGTCCGACGTGGTGGTGGTCGAGGCGCTGCGCGACATCACGCTGTCGCTGAAGGAAGGCGACAAGGTCGGCCTGGTCGGCCACAACGGCGCGGGCAAATCGACCCTGCTGCGGCTGCTTTCGGGCATCTACGAACCGTCAAGGGGCAGCGCGCGCATCCGCGGCCGGGTGGCGCCGGTGTTCGATCTCGGTGTCGGCATGGATCCGGAAATCTCCGGCTACGAGAACATCATCATTCGCGGCCTTTTTCTCGGGCAGACGCGCAAGCAGATGCTGGCCAAGATCGACGAGATCGCCGATTTCACCGAGCTCGGCGAATATCTGTCCATGCCGCTGCGGACCTACTCCACCGGCATGCGGGTGCGCCTCGCCATGGGCGTGGTGACCTCGATCGACCCGGAGATCCTGCTGCTGGACGAGGGCATCGGCGCGGTGGACGCCGAATTCATGAAGAAGGCCCGGCTGCGCCTGCAGAAATTGGTGGCCCGATCGGGCATCCTGGTATTCGCCAGCCATTCCAACGAATTCCTCGCGCAACTCTGCGATTCGGCGCTGTGGATCGATCACGGTCAGATCCGTTTGCGTGGCGGTATCGAAGAAGTGGTGCGAGCCTATGAAGGTCCGGACGCGGGCAACCACGTCGCGACCGTGCTGCGGGAAATGGAAGCCGAACGGACCATGGGAACCGAACGAGAACTGGAGCGGAATCAGGCATGA
- a CDS encoding ABC transporter permease produces the protein MSPGETPAAQEKLAEDTAGSAEVEPIASDSQTFQRAFKDFRVGFGQRELWLSLGWQDIKQRYRRSVLGPFWITIATGVQAAAIGLLYAALLNQPIKDYLPYVAVGIIVWNVINASILEGSDVFIANEGLIKQLPSALSVHVYRLVWRQLLFFAHNMLIYLVVLIAFGVWEKLHWTAIFAIPALGLLFLNAMWVSIVFGIFSTRYRDIAPILGSLTLMLFVLTPVMWNTKSLESQGGQVSERAKLAEIIPTFHYLEIIRAPLLGDDQHLYHWAIVGAITVVGWLVAIFAMKQFRSRVPYWV, from the coding sequence ATGAGTCCTGGGGAGACGCCTGCCGCGCAGGAGAAGCTCGCCGAGGACACCGCCGGGTCGGCCGAGGTCGAGCCGATCGCGTCGGATTCGCAGACCTTCCAGCGGGCCTTCAAGGACTTCCGCGTCGGCTTCGGACAACGGGAACTGTGGTTGTCGCTCGGCTGGCAGGACATCAAGCAGCGGTATCGCCGGTCGGTACTCGGACCGTTCTGGATCACCATTGCCACCGGCGTACAGGCGGCCGCGATCGGCCTGCTGTACGCCGCGCTGCTCAACCAGCCGATCAAGGACTACCTGCCCTATGTGGCGGTCGGCATCATCGTCTGGAATGTCATCAACGCGAGCATCCTCGAGGGCTCCGATGTATTCATTGCGAACGAGGGGCTGATCAAACAGCTGCCGTCCGCGCTGAGCGTGCATGTCTATCGCCTGGTATGGCGACAACTGCTGTTCTTCGCGCACAACATGCTGATCTATCTCGTGGTGCTCATCGCGTTCGGTGTCTGGGAAAAACTGCACTGGACCGCGATATTCGCCATCCCCGCACTCGGTCTGCTTTTCCTCAACGCGATGTGGGTGTCGATCGTGTTCGGCATCTTCAGCACCCGCTACCGCGATATCGCGCCGATCCTCGGCAGCCTCACCCTGATGCTGTTCGTGCTGACCCCGGTGATGTGGAATACGAAAAGCCTGGAGTCGCAGGGCGGCCAGGTGAGTGAACGAGCGAAACTGGCCGAGATCATCCCGACGTTCCACTACCTGGAGATCATTCGCGCACCGTTGCTCGGCGACGATCAGCATCTGTATCACTGGGCCATCGTCGGCGCCATCACCGTGGTCGGCTGGCTCGTGGCGATCTTCGCGATGAAGCAGTTCCGTTCGCGCGTGCCGTACTGGGTCTAG
- a CDS encoding bacterial proteasome activator family protein translates to MTQSDDAPDHIVVVGPDGRPLVVPADAPVTAQVVTDEDKKDESDDRDDSGESLADMVEQPAKVMRIGTMIKQLLEEVRAAPLDDASRSRLKEIHKSSVRELEQGLAPELRAELERLTLPFTDDAIPSDAELRIAQAQLVGWLEGLFHGIQTALFAQQMAARAQLEQMRQGALPPGIHAADPRGGQTNHVTGGSGQYL, encoded by the coding sequence ATGACGCAATCGGATGACGCACCGGACCACATCGTCGTAGTCGGACCGGATGGCCGCCCGTTGGTCGTCCCGGCGGACGCGCCCGTCACCGCACAGGTGGTGACCGACGAGGACAAGAAGGACGAGTCGGACGACCGGGACGATTCTGGCGAATCGCTCGCCGACATGGTCGAGCAGCCCGCGAAGGTGATGCGCATCGGCACCATGATCAAGCAGCTGCTCGAAGAGGTGCGCGCGGCTCCGCTCGACGACGCCAGCCGGAGCAGGCTGAAGGAGATCCACAAGTCGTCGGTGCGTGAACTGGAACAGGGCCTCGCCCCGGAACTGCGCGCCGAGCTGGAGCGGCTGACACTGCCCTTCACCGACGACGCCATTCCGTCCGACGCCGAGCTGCGGATCGCTCAAGCCCAGCTGGTCGGCTGGCTCGAAGGCCTGTTCCACGGCATCCAGACCGCGCTGTTCGCCCAGCAGATGGCGGCGCGGGCGCAACTCGAGCAGATGCGCCAGGGTGCGCTGCCGCCCGGCATCCACGCGGCCGACCCGCGCGGCGGCCAAACCAATCACGTCACGGGCGGTTCCGGGCAGTATCTGTGA